The following is a genomic window from Staphylococcus capitis subsp. capitis.
AGAACTCAATATTAGTAGAATTCAATCAGTTGATACCACTGAAGGTTTTGTGAATCAAATAGTAGGTGGCGTAGAACTTATTATTAAAACTCCAAGTGACGGTATTGAACTAAGTACAATATCAAAGAAGCAAAGTGTATCGATTGAAAGTGAGATTAAAAACATACAACAACAATTGAATGCAACGCATCAAGCTAAAGTGAATGTTGATTTTGAAAAGGATGAAGACGAGGATAATGAATCCTTGAAAAATGTACCTACTAAATCAATTTTTAAAATGTCATTTAAACAATTATTATTTATGGCAATGACTAGTGGTGCGATTGGTATTACATTAATAACATTGTCTCCAATTGTGGGAAGTTTCTCGGACATTATACCTTGGGAAAAATTAGGTGGGGAACTCTCATATGTCTTAAAATCTACTTTCTTCATAATTATTGCTATAGTGGTTGTCGTTTTAATAATGAGCTATATCATCGGTACGTGTCTCGCATTCATAAGATACTATGGATATAAAGTAACGCAACAAGGTCATCAACTTAAAATTCAATATGGCTTATTTACAAAAAAGAATGTCACTGTACCAACAAATCGACTTCAAGGTGTACTTGAACATCAATCATATCTAAGAAGATTATTTGGTTATACTTCTATTCATTTTTATATTACTAGTGACATTGTTACTTCTGCAGAGATGAGTGATGTTAATGGACGTATAATGATTTTACCTTTTATTAAACGGCAACAAGCTTATGAAGTGATTCAATCACTGGTACCAGAAATGCGTTTTAATACAGCCCATACTGGCATGCCACTAAGAGGTTTTCATCGACATTTTCTTATACCATCACTTATTCTTATTTTTGCTAGTTTTATTGGATGGTATTTCTGGTCTACGTGGTCGTTTGTTATTGCGGGGTTATTAATCATTTTACTAATAATAAGGGCCATATTATATGTGCGATATA
Proteins encoded in this region:
- a CDS encoding PH domain-containing protein → MYNPQKLHPVSYVTSLINVIKNNFIVIIIFLFNIKDFKYDDFYSYLWPGIMTLIFLITFFYNIFKVYNTRYWIENNHFILTTGVLNKERKELNISRIQSVDTTEGFVNQIVGGVELIIKTPSDGIELSTISKKQSVSIESEIKNIQQQLNATHQAKVNVDFEKDEDEDNESLKNVPTKSIFKMSFKQLLFMAMTSGAIGITLITLSPIVGSFSDIIPWEKLGGELSYVLKSTFFIIIAIVVVVLIMSYIIGTCLAFIRYYGYKVTQQGHQLKIQYGLFTKKNVTVPTNRLQGVLEHQSYLRRLFGYTSIHFYITSDIVTSAEMSDVNGRIMILPFIKRQQAYEVIQSLVPEMRFNTAHTGMPLRGFHRHFLIPSLILIFASFIGWYFWSTWSFVIAGLLIILLIIRAILYVRYSGYYLENEEIVIQKASLLNMKRFYFKLNKVIGMEIKQHPLLERKHLANFKFIIAKGFENKKIGLKYTDVSKVNEFKEWYMRGDTHE